The DNA region TCAGCTGATCCCGCACGCTCCAATTACTTCCGGAGCAGGATGGGAGCTGCGACGAGTGGGTCGTAGTAGGAGTACGAGTACGCCAACGGGGCGGTCAGAACCGGTGCCGAGTAGGCGGCCACTGGGGCCAGATTTCCGTGGAACGACGTCTCGTACACGGTGGCAACCGGAACTTCTGCAGCTACCGCAGGTGCACTGTACGCGAACACCGTTGGCTTGGGGTCAGCTTTGGGTTCGGCCTTGGGTTCAGCCAGCGCGACGGTGGCCACGATGGCAAAAACGCAGACCTGTTTGAGGAACGGGGGAGCGCAAAAACAAGGTGGTGTATTTTTACGATCGTAACTTATCTCGTTAGGAAGAAATCAAATCCGGAATAATTCGAGTGGTCACCGCCCAATAAACAGATACTTACAATCTTGAACATTTTGGATGGTtttgttgattgtttttttgtttcgcgAGTCGGAATGCGTACACTGCACTGATTGCAAGCGGCGAACGAATGATAACGAACCAGTCGAGCTgctcaactttttatacatagACAGCAATTCATGCCGCTTCTTGAACGGAACTAATTGGAGTGGCATCAGGCCAGCCAAACAATGATTAATTAGGAAGGAGATTATTGTTTTGGGCGTGCACATTTATTAATCATCCTTCAATATGCTTAGCACGTACCACTTTGCGTAAAACCATTCAATagttggttgttgttgttgtcgttggCTTAACCTTGGCCATGAATTGGGTGGCCCTTTCCGGCGAATTGTACGGAACCGATTTTTGGAATTGTTGAGTTCACTGTTCTGTGAAAGTCATGTGATTCCACGTAAATAATTACTTTGACAATGAggctaaattcaaaaaaactcccaTCTATAACTACGGCGGCAAAAGGTTAGAATGTTCTACAACTCTTGATTTGTTGAAAACACGTGAATACTGAACAGTCGtacatttttgtacatttttgaagaagGCATTCAATATTTCACTCAAAAAATCAGGAAGCAAAATAAACACCTAAAAATGTATATGAATCTAAAAAtcttacacaaaaaaattagaataaattttcagatttagggtacgttatccattagtggacccctttcctatagtggacccaaaaatcaataaaatcccaatttcaagcgtgtttttgtctgcAAATCATTtaattggcatgttcagcatcatttaaaacaatgttgactggcattgaattgtcctttttgccaaaataagtgttttgagttcgacttctgaaatcagccatggccactagcattttcgcaacaaaactgcatttatatttaatgattgaattaactatccaatcattttttgactgattattcaacttcagcaggtcgaaataatgtaagtttaagaaactttactaaaataaagcgaaaaaCTGctaattttcgagcaaaaattatgggggtccaatataggacaacgaaaatctaaacttttccaaatgtggacccctgttaatttaacttacaaaaataaagaaaactgtgtatttaagcaaaagtttctctttaacatacaataaatgcttgttgttatcaacctaattgctttttttttcaattatgagtataaatatagctgttttcatgttaaaaatatcaaaaatgctgaagcctagttctaaattctaaaagttGTGATAAGCTAGActtggaaaaaaatatcaataaggGAACTGTATAGTATGTCATGAACTCAACCAGCAGGAATTGGTAAAACACATAAAGTTTTTGTATACCTAAGATTTATAAActacttaattacttttcactacgattaaaaacttttttttttgtagtcgtGTTTGTCATAAAAGCCAAAAAAGATACTGTACTGTTTTACTTCAATAtatgaattttaataatattttcagtttattgGAAGTCAAATACCATTAAAATAtagaagttgtttgaaaaaaggccccctgattttttgagccaaacataaactttgacaaatatttgcagcggctcttcttgaaaattgtgaaattcatcaaaataacgttaagttttaaaatgtttttcaaacattggtttgacattactttgcatgttatttttctcaagcaaattaaaaaaatctgttactgAAAATACGGATAATGTGAAATATGACATTTACATTGGATTTAAATTCTGCGTCTGAATATTAGTCCAATTTAATTTCACTGAGttaacattgaaacatttgtcttagaaatatttgatttttttttcgggaaaatagCTTAGCTCTTAATAGAGAGATATTACAGGACTGCCAATTTCTGCAGATGATGAAACAAtataaaaacacatatttttatttttattgatttttaaatggctatcacttgaaaattttatttttattaatgatAATTAAGagcattttggttttaaatattcgatccacataaacttcaaattattttgactGCATATAAGAAggaaaagcattaaaaattaatcaaatctaatctgcccataattgaaaattcggctattatgccaaatcaagtattccgagaaaaacgcgttttagtgtttgtcacaaaatctctgtcaaggcaatttcccataagagtggcatattagccgtttagtttttcgcatcggcagccaagtctaaacactatttcagtgaaattcaagttccagaagatgcgttggaacatcctgtACCActtggtgctaatatctcgtttttgccaaaagtggatattagccgttttttcaatggtgggcagtaatgttgctcttgcaaaaaaaaacaactttttataattacttaataaaaatgaatagattTCGGATAAACAAAACATTGTCCACTGGGTAATATAACATGGCGTTGCCTTTTGTTGTTATTCAGCTTCGATaaacaacatgataaaaataaattttaggagagttttaggagagaactGTGGTGAATAAGGTCTTCTACATACagaatcaaacttttttaatctttatgtttcactcttatttgaaattaataaaattctgttataatagattacatttaaaaagtaaataaaaaatcaattactttaattattcaaaaattactttaattaccaatTAATTACGTTATTAATtgccttgctggaaacccttgattTTCGCGACActccccatacaaacttcaacgataaaaagcgaccccttaacgTTAACCGATTGGGTCAAAtatggcacagttacttatagTTGCCTAGCCAGTGAGTATCTCTTaagattttctgaaattttcattttttcttgtcaccctaatacACAGTCACAAtccactcttgaaaaaatcttgaaatggaAATTGTCACACACTTGATCACTTGTTTAGTACAATATTCACTTTAAACTtatcatatcaaaacaaagaactcACAAATCAACTGCACTCAATCAACATCATGGACTCAATGAGATCAACACCATGCCAAGTTTACCTGGTAAGCTTGCAGCAGCTCACAGGATGTATTTAAAAGAGTGAAAGGATTCTAAGTTCGACGTTGTCgtactatcttgtcgcacgtcgctttttggaCGTTCCGAGAGAAACGCGCTCTAATGTTTGACTTTgagtaaacaaaaacgaaagcacgcaatgtaaacaataaccatcaggttttgtttggttgaggttggttgctggagtcccgagttataattacaaatgtttacggcagtcgggcatgtacgtgtgtcaaacgcgttctgacctgaaatatCTTTGGCAATTTTCACGGTGTTTCAAGgtcaaggtcaaaaggtgaggcattgtgagctgcacaaaatggatttcttaactcaatttagcccaaaatgcacgtgcaacgagatagcacgacaacggcGAGAGTTGAGCTTTAATGATCTTTGTATATAGTAAACGCTAACCCATTAACGTTGGCATGTATCTGCACATTTTTTCCCTTCGTTCTCGCCTCAAACTTTATCTCGGATATACTTTACAAATCCAATACAATACCGGATATTACCGGGAACGGAATACTGATTTTCTGCGTTTCGCAGAAGTACGTGATTCCAATTACGAACCTAATTCACTTTTCAAGGCCACTACCGAGCACTCCACTTTCACCTTGTTACTTGAAAATGGTAAATAAATATTCTATTTATGTTTCTTAGGCAGGTGTCGACCGATCCTTCATTCATAGTCAGCTAATAACAGTggtcttcaaaaaaaagttttcatgaTTTCGAGATTTAAATACATTTGAACATCTCTTCACTACGTAAGCTCAGTTTTAAACATGTTGgcgaataaacaaaaaacaaatttgaagttttgatgATTTATTCATCGTCCGATATCTACAAAACTTGTCTTTCAACCAGTTTTATGTCCGGATCCTAATGACGCTCGAGTTAAGTGGtgattaaacaaataaataaaattgttctcTGTGTTCGTGGCCCCCAATCAGATTCTTCGTTAAGCAGTGTAGTTTTCGTCAATTCAAATAATCCAAGAATTTGAGCCTGAGTTCTGAGGAAGCCAAGAGGGGGCTACTTCATTAGCAAGCAATTTGTGGTACGAGTGGAAATGGTGTTGTATTTAATTAATCTGTGAATTCTCTATTTGATACCTTTTTTTGGACGGATGCTTCTAATTACACAATATATTGTTAGGATAGAACTTTCCAAAGCTGAATCTTCTTCCAAAACAACATTTGTCATTTTTCAACAGGTCTTAATAATTTGATTCACAATCATCACAAGTCACAATCGTTGCGTAATtcaggattttaaaaataatccttcCTACCACCATCTCGGTATAACCACGTTGCGTACAGCGTGCTTCTGCCCCACCGACAGTCTTCACGCATCGGCGTGTACATTCATTCATGAAATTCGATATTAGACGGTTTGTGTAACCGCACAACCAGGAAAACGTGCCCGACCAAGACAATCGTTGCCTCTTACCTTGGGGATATTATTTCTGGAACACGCCCAAGTCAACGGGACTAATGTAACGCCCCAGCATCCTCCCAGCCACGGAAGATGGGCGCGAGTTGTGTGTTTCAATCTGATCTGTTGGTGCCAGTGTCTGTGAACACACGTTGCCCACGGCGAGGAAGCTTCTTACGTGAAGTCCTCTCAGCAGGACGTCCTGCTGATTGAAATGGGGTTCGAAACCGAGATA from Culex quinquefasciatus strain JHB chromosome 3, VPISU_Cqui_1.0_pri_paternal, whole genome shotgun sequence includes:
- the LOC119769935 gene encoding uncharacterized protein LOC119769935, whose product is MFKIVCVFAIVATVALAEPKAEPKADPKPTVFAYSAPAVAAEVPVATVYETSFHGNLAPVAAYSAPVLTAPLAYSYSYYDPLVAAPILLRK